From one Erinaceus europaeus chromosome 4, mEriEur2.1, whole genome shotgun sequence genomic stretch:
- the MAD2L1BP gene encoding MAD2L1-binding protein isoform X1 codes for MGSPPMAAGVTPFPAHSSRKWKQEFPSMPRARRLFNCTETRRGVVMAAPEAEVLLQDAVPDLEWCEKSKESHGPQVEMVETASAPKPPNLSETFCARDGLVPVVFPGPVSQEGCCRFTCELLKHIMYQRQQLPLPYEQLKHFYRKPSSQVEEVVEKKARAAAEASHRKCQQTLAELENIFSHLEDLFTRTLVPRVLILLGGNALSPKEFYELDLSRLASNSMDQDMSTAACLRRLFRAIFMADIFSELQALPLMGTIIMAQGHRDCGEDWFRPKLNYRVPSRGHKLTVTLSCGRSSIPATAWEDYIWFQAPVTLKGFHE; via the exons ATGGGATCTCCGCCAATGGCTGCCGGCGTCACGCCTTTTCCGGCCCATTCGAGCCGGAAGTGGAAACAAGAGTTTCCCAGCATGCCTCGCGCGAGGCGCTTATTCAACTGCACAGAGACTAGGCGGGGAGTCGTGATGGCGGCTCCGGAGGCGGAGGTTCTGCTACAGGATGCAGTTCCCG ATTTGGAGTGGTGTGAGAAGTCCAAGGAAAGTCACGGCCCCCAGGTAGAAATGGTGGAGACGGCCTCTGCCCCCAAACCTCCCAACCTTTCGGAAACCTTTTGTGCTCGAGACGGCTTGGTGCCAGTGGTGTTTCCTGGACCCGTGAGCCAGGAAGGCTGCTGCCGGTTTACCTGCGAACTTTTGAAACACATCATGTACCAACGCCAGCAGCTCCCTCTGCCCTACGAGCAGCTGAAACACTTCTACCGAAAGCCTTCTTCCCAG GTAGAGGAGGTAGTGGAGAAGAAAGCTCGTGCCGCTGCTGAAGCAAGCCACAGGAAATGCCAGCAAACCCTGGCAGAACTGGAGAATATCTTCAGCCACCTAGAGGACCTCTTTACCCGGACGCTAGTACCACGTGTGCTGATCCTCCTTGGGGGTAATGCCCTAAGTCCCAAGGAGTTCTATGAACTTGACTTGTCCCGCTTGGCCTCTAACAGTATGGACCAGGATATGAGCACAGCAGCTTGCTTGCGCCGTCTCTTCCGAGCTATTTTCATGGCCGACATCTTCAGTGAGCTGCAGGCTCTCCCGCTCATGGGCACCATCATTATGGCACAGGGGCACCGTGACTGTGGAGAAGATTGGTTCCGACCCAAGCTCAACTACCGAGTACCCAGCCGAGGACATAAACTGACTGTGACCTTGTCCTGTGGCAGATCCTCCATTCCAGCCACCGCCTGGGAGGATTACATTTGGTTTCAGGCACCAGTGACATTGAAAGGCTTCCATGAATGA